The proteins below are encoded in one region of Desulfobacterales bacterium:
- a CDS encoding response regulator has product MEKILIAEDDTKLRNFFKMYFERHKDTFEVIFAGDGEEAIEILNKKYIALVITDILMPKLDGIGLLAYINNKYPHIPCIVVTSHPPEGLAQKLSNDKLIRIFQKPFRLAELTEAILKALEPDIPDGILKGISVASFLQMIKLEEKTCLFEVLSPGMGKGFFYFNNGVLFDAVYGDLRGEEAAFKLIVMQKAEIRFRNLPRKKIARRIKKELTGLIMEAARRMDESNG; this is encoded by the coding sequence ATGGAAAAAATTCTCATTGCTGAAGATGATACGAAACTTCGAAATTTTTTTAAAATGTACTTTGAAAGGCATAAGGATACCTTCGAAGTCATCTTTGCCGGTGATGGTGAAGAAGCCATTGAGATATTGAATAAAAAATATATTGCTCTGGTTATTACGGATATTTTGATGCCCAAGCTCGACGGCATCGGGCTGCTGGCCTACATTAATAACAAGTACCCGCATATTCCCTGCATTGTTGTCACCTCCCATCCGCCGGAGGGTCTGGCGCAAAAACTGTCCAATGACAAACTCATCCGTATATTTCAAAAACCGTTTCGACTCGCCGAATTAACCGAAGCCATTCTCAAGGCCCTTGAACCGGACATCCCGGACGGAATATTAAAGGGAATATCCGTTGCCAGTTTTTTACAGATGATCAAGCTTGAAGAAAAAACCTGCCTGTTTGAAGTGCTTTCGCCGGGGATGGGCAAGGGTTTTTTTTATTTTAACAACGGTGTGCTATTTGATGCCGTTTACGGAGACCTGAGAGGGGAGGAAGCGGCTTTCAAGTTAATCGTCATGCAAAAGGCCGAGATCCGTTTCAGAAACCTTCCCAGAAAAAAAATCGCCCGGCGGATCAAGAAGGAACTGACGGGTCTCATCATGGAGGCTGCGCGGCGAATGGATGAATCCAATGGATAA